The following proteins are co-located in the Pyricularia oryzae 70-15 chromosome 1, whole genome shotgun sequence genome:
- a CDS encoding O-methyltransferase, whose protein sequence is MPTVTIKDDGELMQLASSIHTAAANIKAFCETEGLQQPSSSLVPKVPRTLHNAPYFEDRDALLAAAEQLIRLVRGPREHLIALSFEHNATASLQIIMKYSLARHVPLKGTTTYGAIAQAVGKKEVTPALVGRVLEHAATFDLFDVRSGGVVSHNITSSLLVTDPDLESWMEINATVAYPAGAAIVKALETYGYSPEVDEAPFGVSIGRKIGQFEQYREPRADGKRYHEIFARAMKGIGAEGNYDYQHVVDGGYPWHELEKGAGHLVVDIGGGTGHVSVAVAKRYRGLRFEVQDLPETIEMGEQLCPVELKDRIKFRPNDFMTPQTPRRDVQDEGVAYFCRWILHDWSDKYASKILQGLVCALRPQDRIIINEVLVPEPGTDRHKARRVHDGDLLMYMNLNGRERNIGAFEELGKSVTPQLRVHRVHHLTQGALSIIEMVRVDSTL, encoded by the exons ATGCCCACAGTCACGATCAAAGACGACGGAGAGCTGATGCAGCTCGCATCATCAATCCACACAGCTGCCGCCAACATCAAGGCCTTTTGCGAAACTGAAGGTCTCCAGCAGCCATCCTCGTCTTTGGTTCCAAAGGTGCCACGGACCCTCCACAACGCGCCGTATTTCGAGGACAGGGATGCGCTCCTCGCCGCGGCCGAGCAGCTCATCCGTCTGGTCCGTGGACCGAGGGAGCATTTGATCGCTCTGAGCTTTGAGCACAACGCGACGGCCTCTCTGCAAATTATTATGAAGTACAGTCTGGCCAGGCACGTGCCGCTCAAAGGCACCACTACATACGGCGCCATCGCCCAAGCAGTGGGCAAAAAGGAGGTTACGCCGGCGCTGGTTGGGCGGGTCCTCGAACACGCTGCGACTTTCGACCTGTTCGATGTTaggagcggcggcgtcgtGTCGCACAATATCACCTCGTCTCTCCTCGTCACCGATCCCGACCTCGAATCCTGGATGGAAATCAACGCCACAGTGGCCTACCCCGCTGGTGCAGCCATTGTAAAAGCCTTGGAGACGTACGGTTATAGCCCGGAGGTAGATGAGGCTCCGTTTGGAGTTTCGATCGGACGCAAGATTGGTCAATTTGAGCAATACCGAGAGCCGAGGGCGGACGGGAAACGATACCACGAAATCTTTGCCCGTGCCATGAAGGGCATCGGCGCCGAGGGCAATTACGATTACCAGCACGTCGTTGACGGCGGCTACCCTTGGCACGAGCTGGAAAAGGGTGCTGGTCACCTGGTGGTGGATATCGGCGGCGGAACGGGCCACGTTTCGGTGGCCGTTGCCAAAAGATACAGAGGCCTCAGGTTCGAAGTCCAGGACCTCCCAGAGACCATCGAGATGGGCGAGCAGCTGTGCCCGGTGGAGCTGAAGGACCGAATCAAGTTCCGCCCCAACGACTTTATGACGCCGCAAACCCCACGACGGGATGTCCAGGACGAGGGCGTTGCGTATTTTTGCCGTTGGATCCTCCACGATTGGAGTGACAAGTATGCGAGCAAGATCCTGCAGGGACTCGTGTGTGCTCTCCGACCACAAGACCGAATTATTATCAACGAGGTCCTTGTCCCCGAACCTGGGACGGACCGCCACAAGGCGCGAAGGGTGCA TGATGGCGACTTGCTAATGTATATGAACCTCAACGGGCGCGAGCGAAATATTGGAGCGTTTGAGGAACTGGGCAAATCCGTGACTCCTCAGTTGAGAGTGCACAGAGTTCACCACCTGACGCAGGGTGCGCTTTCCATCATTGAGATGGTCCGGGTCGACTCTACTTTGTAG
- a CDS encoding cytochrome P450 3A24 yields the protein MFNLPAISVASGLALLYLIVSHLRTRRKPFPPGPPGSLILGNLLQIPTKKACLTFQKWSREYGSSSDGLLGLRMGPWARMIVLNKHKQYRDLLEGRSTVYAGRGSVPIMEKLRVWTKPGEPYVGNFASWQYNDELKRERRATHEYITRSAQVEKLLPIQDAESTQLMWDLLSFERDKKAGDTAPGSHHLLFFRTFGAVVLAAVYGIRGKDTTHDSHLGQFESIVKDFIQLLALTAAPPYEVFPFVDYIPEFINPWRGWILRGKEFRVRWFRFWKEFHDIALNSAESKTSREGDGMLLQLEGKGYSDTEKLSFGATIMNGGADTTAITCLTMLGAFVNNPDLQQQARAEIDAIFGEGVMPTADIIEPTPFCKGLFLRGEAVRWRPLTPLMTRRVRQDHEYEGFFIPKDTMVLFNIWALSHDTDVFDRPQDFMPSRYLPQCRGDPDVKPLPVYGFGTGLRNCPGQKMAENSVMLVVAKLLWAFEISSPDGKLDTSMETGYDDAFMLAPNPARLSFRLRSQIRGDVVQREWKKADECCIEG from the exons ATGTTTAACCTGCCAGCAATCAGCGTCGCATCAGGCCTCGCCCTGTTGTACCTGATCGTCAGCCACCTGCGCACGCGGCGCAAGCCCTTCCCGCCCGGGCCGCCAGGCAGCCTGATCCTCGGCAACCTGCTGCAGATTCCGACCAAAAAGGCGTGCCTGACATTCCAGAAATGGAGCCGCGAGTACGGAAGCTCCTCCGATGGACTTCTGGGCCTGCGAATGGGGCCCTGGGCCAGGATGATCGTCCTGAACAAGCACAAACAGTATCGCGACCTGCTCGAGGGCCGCAGCACCGTCTATGCCGGCCGCGGGTCCGTCCCCATCATGGAAAAGCTGCGCGTCTGGACCAAACCCGGCGAGCCCTACGTGGGCAACTTTGCCTCGTGGCAGTACAACGACGAACTCAAGCGCGAGAGGAGGGCGACCCACGAATACATAACGCGGTCTGCACAAGTCGAGAAGCTGCTTCCGATCCAAGATGCCGAGAGCACGCAGCTGATGTGGGACTTGTTGAGTTTTGAACGGGATAAAAAGGCCGGCGATACCGCTCCCGGGTCGCACCACCTTTTGTTTTTCCGCACCTTTGGCGCCGTCGTGCTCGCGGCTGTATATGGGATCCGCGGAAAAGATACCACGCACGATTCGCATCTGGGTCAGTTCGAATCGATAGTCAAAGACTTTATTCAACTGCTGGCGCTGACAGCTGCGCCGCCGTACGAGGTGTTCCCCTTTGTCGACTACATTCCCGAGTTTATAAACCCCTGGCGGGGGTGGATTCTGAGGGGTAAAGAATTCAGGGTCCGCTGGTTTCGGTTTTGGAAAGAGTTCCACGACATTGCACTGAACTCGGCCGAAAGCAAGACCAGCCGCGAGGGCGACGGTATGCTCCTTCAGCTCGAGGGCAAGGGGTATTCCGATACGGAAAAATTGTCCTTTGGCGCGACCATAATGAACGGCGGAGCCGACACGACCGCCATAACGTGCCTCACCATGCTTGGCGCGTTTGTTAATAACCCTGATCTTCAACAGCAGGCCCGGGCGGAGATAGATGCTATTTTTGGGGAGGGCGTTATGCCTACAGCCGACATAATTGAACCAACTCCCTTTTGTAAAGGCTTGTTTCTACGAGGTGAG GCCGTTCGATGGCGACCTTTGACGCCGCTCATGACGCGCAGGGTCCGCCAGGACCACGAATACGAGGGTTTCTTCATCCCCAAAGATACAATGGTGCTGTTTAACATCTGGGCCCTATCCCACGACACCGACGTGTTCGATCGCCCTCAGGACTTTATGCCTAGCCGGTATCTCCCGCAGTGCAGAGGTGACCCCGACGTCAAACCCCTGCCGGTGTACGGGTTCGGGACGGGCTTGAGGAACTGCCCCGGCCAAAAGATGGCCGAGAATTCGGTCATGTTGGTGGTCGCGAAGCTCCTTTGGGCGTTTGAGATCTCGTCGCCGGACGGAAAACTCGATACGAGCATGGAGACTGGCTACGATGACGCGTTCATGCTGGCGCCGAACCCAGCCAGGTTGAGCTTCCGTCTCCGGAGTCAGATCCGTGGGGATGTCGTTCAAAGGGAGTGGAAGAAGGCGGACGAGTG CTGCATTGAGGGTTAA
- a CDS encoding ent-kaurene oxidase, with the protein MASSINASPTWPQGQLPGLSALASLDLDRSTIAITLAAIVILPLLVSYIASSLRGEKVPVVNPPGRFQTALQKSIEFGTAGFKIFQQAQEQFPNQPFKLLSNAGYTTVLPPDRALEVKQHPNLSFRKAFSTILPANSEGAAALGVVDHPSEIIQKIVTKHLTKRLNSVTAPLSLETSVATEKNFGKSSEWTEIKVYEPITDVIARVSSRVFLGDKLCRDAAWLDITKSFAQTAMAVIMTMRAFPTWIRPLVFQFASYGKEYRALYRRGHNAIMPIMKERQEERAECAAKGVPAPVYNDLIEWAETEAGNNSFDMTAVQLSISMAAIHTTSDLVSQNILLLSTRPDFVDALRKEMIEVLPAKGWKKTSLTSLRLLDSAIKEAQRLKPTSVIGMQRLVMKDTVLEGGITLRKGEYSAVDATRVWDPKLHKNPDEFDIYRFYEARKQPGGEHVHQLVSTSPDHIAFGLGKYACPGRFFASNETKVVLCHLLLKYDWKLAEGSSTDFTYFGTELTINPETKVLYRRRKEEFDLDALATDEEAS; encoded by the exons ATGGCGAGCTCCATCAACGCCAGTCCAACCTGGCCACAGGGCCAGCTACCCGGCCTAAGTGCGCTGGCCtcgctggacctggaccgttctaccattgcAATCACCCTGGCAGCGATTGTTATCTTGCCTCTATTGGTGAGCTACATCGCCAGCAGCCTCCGCGGCGAAAAGGTTCCCGTCGTCAACCCGCCGGGACGCTTCCAGACCGCGCTCCAAAAGAGTATCGAGTTTGGGACTGCCGGCTTCAAGATTTTCCAACAAGCTCAAGAGCAGTTTCCGAACCAGCCCTTCAAGCTTTTGAGCAACGCGGGCTACACGACGGTCCTGCCGCCGGACCGTGCGCTGGAAGTCAAGCAGCACCCGAACCTAAGCTTTCGGAAGGCCTTTTCCACG ATCCTGCCGGCCAATAGCGAAGGCGCCGCGGCTCTTGGAGTTGTGGACCACCCAAGCGAGATCATTCAGAAGATCGTCACCAAACATTTGACCAAGCGACTGA ACAGTGTCACCGCGCCATTGTCTCTCGAGACTTCAGTCGCGACTGAAAAAAACTTTGGGAAAAGTTCCG AATGGACCGAGATCAAAGTCTACGAGCCCATTACAGATGTCATCGCCCGCGTCTCGTCGCGCGTGTTCCTGGGAGACAAGCTCTGCCGAGACGCAGCCTGGCTCGACATCACAAAGTCCTTTGCCCAGACGGCCATGGCGGTGATCATGACCATGCGCGCTTTCCCCACCTGGATCAGGCCATTGGTCTTTCAGTTTGCATCGTATGGCAAAGAATACCGGGCGCTGTACCGCCGCGGGCATAACGCCATCATGCCCATCATGAAAGAGCGGCAAGAGGAGCGGGCCGAGTGTGCTGCCAAGGGGGTACCCGCGCCCGTCTACAACGACTTGATCGAGTGGGCCGAGACCGAAGCCGGCAACAACAGCTTCGACATGACCGCCGTCCAGCTTAGTATTTCGATGGCCGCAATCCACACGACCTCGGACCTGGTGTCGCAGAATATTTTGTTGTTGTCCACCCGCCCCGACTTTGTGGATGCCCTGAGGAAAGAGATGATCGAGGTGCTGCCGGCCAAGGGATGGAAGAAGACCTCGCTGACATCGCTCCGGCTTCTCGACAGCGCTATCAAGGAAGCGCAGAGGCTGAAGCCTACTTCAGTTA TTGGCATGCAACGTCTTGTTATGAAGGATACTGTTTTGGAAGGCGGCATCACCCTTCGCAAGGGAGAGTATTCGGCCGTCGACGCAACCAGGGTCTGGGATCCCAAGCTGCATAAAAACCCGGACGAATTCGACATTTACCGCTTCTACGAGGCACGCAAGCAACCCGGAGGCGAGCACGTACACCAGCTGGTTTCGACTTCCCCTGACCACATAGCCTTTGGTCTCGGGAAATACGCCTGTCCTGGCCGCTTCTTTGCCTCCAACGAGACCAAGGTCGTCCTGTGCCATTTGCTGCTCAAGTACGATTGGAAACTGGCCGAAGGGTCGTCCACCGACTTTACCTACTTTGGCACGGAGCTCACCATCAACCCCGAAACCAAAGTCCTGTACCGGCGCCGGAAGGAGGAGTTTGATCTGGATGCGCTAGCCACGGATGAGGAAGCATCATGA